In a genomic window of Punica granatum isolate Tunisia-2019 chromosome 6, ASM765513v2, whole genome shotgun sequence:
- the LOC116210567 gene encoding zinc finger CCCH domain-containing protein 19-like gives MDSPNPPGDQVPTSPNPPDDGGGGSAGGREANGESSAAVPDIPQQNPAEEDGSGHAQERDSDSRVADVAERDGGGAETKAARASSEKIRRKRGRASRASSDKAKSVANPARKREKKDEDDVCFVCFDGGELVVCDRRGCPKAYHPTCVKRSQSFFRSKAKWNCGWHICTSCQKTAHYMCYTCPHSLCKTCYRNADFVCIRETKGLCATCRGTIMLIENVKGGSKETVQVDFDDKTSWEYLFKVYWTDLKEKLSLTVDEITRARKPRKERKSKSRRIIEKLPNGYAKLGSQQRSYLCERTGWASKELLEFVGYMKEGDTSALSRFEVQALLLEYVNRNNLRDPNQKWQISCDMRLVKLFGKASVDHFEMLKLLDSHFHVKENLQLDGTAQGTGIDAVGGQMDIDLNKDEQPVVDNDKKIENSGKSDEKDVHVDQDDFEGMDYQRIRSIYLRRNLIENLIDDLEQFQRKVVGSIVRIRVSGKDEKQEMHRLVQVVGTSKTSELYKFGDRSTNVKLEILNFDRKEVISIDEITDHDFSEEECRQFTQSIRCGQVKGFRKGENQQKALSVKAEQVIDESSYQLPVIVNKTSPDQGIEVSGINSWNTAKNHADAISSVTREALSGAASEISPSPLSTGTEQSVNDDETYKMWHYQDSNGKIQGPFTMVQMRKWRTVGQFPHDQRIWRNDEKQEDSILLTDALDGNFLKDAPSLHSREEERLASDDRDSNLDGVSSISVNTGNNSMRSELGSPFLSHTVKSERESIKKACRYFPRQFVGPSKTVLGPISGSQGFNSSNGISSHQQIGVAQTHGGSTGKREYDGDGYSSTQSSGQNWKAPSPVVCSSIDNPPGSLVNSLLATPQQSNGSEIAFSGLPGPAQKPVFENFRSPNNSVEDSGPSWSSASSLVNGASTIHRAVNGAWDSNLVPASSQKPTETYAIDGSTLTLGNGQLMPPSTVPPPFSWQAMVIEPAEFTSLPEESVSDLIAELEASEPLNTSFPSPSPKCSDGSRGGIRNDCFSPEASFFSVSQLGRVDSFSSSRNFPILSPSAVTNEPAGSFYFNSPQNLHKAISQENSSTMSHGYRNGYPEHGHVSWVSTGERNPEMWEKQQQQQQQISPYWGGNRSSNPRDQFFGGLNLDLSRGRSIWDRQ, from the exons ATGGATTCCCCAAACCCGCCCGGCGACCAGGTCCCCACCTCCCCAAACCCTCCCGATGACGGCGGCGGTGGCAGCGCTGGAGGACGTGAAGCCAACGGGGAATCATCGGCCGCCGTCCCTGATATCCCCCAGCAGAACCCGGCGGAGGAAGATGGGTCCGGTCACGCCCAGGAGCGGGATTCGGATTCCCGCGTTGCTGACGTGGCGGAAAGAGACGGCGGCGGTGCTGAAACCAAGGCGGCTAGGGCTTCTTCGGAGAAGATTAGGAGGAAGAGGGGCCGAGCGTCTAGGGCTTCTTCGGATAAGGCGAAATCGGTCGCAAATCCGGCGCGGAAAAGGGAGAAGAAGGATGAGGACGACGTGTGCTTTGTCTGCTTCGATGGTGGCGAGCTCGTGGTCTGTGATCGCCG GGGTTGCCCCAAGGCGTATCATCCGACTTGTGTTAAAAGGAGTCAGTCATTCTTCCGTTCAAAGGCTAAGTGGAACTGCG GGTGGCACATTTGTACTTCCTGTCAGAAAACCGCCCATTATATGTGTTACACTTGCCCACATTCTTTGTGCAAGACGTGCTATAGGAATGCTGATTTTGTATGCATCCGAGAAACCAAAGGGTTATGTGCAACGTGTAGGGGGACTATAATGCTCATTGAAAATGTCAAGGGAGGAAGTAAGGAAACG GTTCAAGTGGATTTTGATGACAAAACTAGCTGGGAGTACCTTTTTAaggtgtattggactgatttaaaagaaaagctaTCTTTAACAGTAGACGAGATCACTCGAGCTAGGAAACCtcgaaaagagagaaaaagcaAGAGCAGACGAATCATTGAGAAGTTACCCAATGGGTATGCTAAGTTGGGTAGTCAGCAGCGATCATATCTCTGTGAGAGAACAGGGTGGGCTTCTAAGGAGCTGCTTGAATTTGTTGGGTATATGAAGGAAGGTGACACATCTGCACTGTCTCGGTTTGAGGTGCAAGCTCTCTTGTTAGAATATGTAAATAGGAACAATCTTCGTGACCCAAATCAGAAATGGCAAATATCCTGTGACATGAGGCTTGTGAAGCTGTTTGGAAAAGCTAGTGTGGATCACTTTGAAATGCTAAAGCTTCTTGATTCCCATTTCCATGTTAAAGAAAATCTCCAGTTAGATGGAACAGCTCAAGGAACAGGTATTGATGCGGTTGGTGGGCAAATGGACATTGATTTGAACAAAGATGAGCAGCCTGTGGTGGATAATGATAAGAAGATTGAAAATTCTGGGAAGTCGGATGAGAAGGATGTCCATGTTGACCAAGATGATTTCGAAGGGATGGATTATCAGAGGATAAGATCGATCTATCTGCGGCGAAATTTGATAGAGAATCTGATTGATGATCTTGAACAATTTCAGAGGAAGGTCGTTGGATCAATTGTCAGAATCAGAGTTTCTGGCAAAGATGAAAAGCAAGAGATGCATAGACTAGTTCAAGTTGTAG GCACAAGCAAGACAAGTGAACTGTACAAGTTTGGTGATAGATCCACGAATGTCAAACTTGAAATACTAAACTTTGATAGGAAAGAAGTCATATCAATTGATGAGATCACAGATCATGACTTCTCCGAG GAGGAGTGCAGGCAGTTTACCCAGAGTATCAGATGTGGACAAGTCAAAGGGTTTAGGAAG GGAGAAAATCAGCAGAAAGCTCTCTCAGTCAAAGCGGAGCAAGTTATTGAT GAATCTTCCTATCAGCTGCCTGTGATAGTGAATAAAACCAGCCCTGACCAGGGAATAGAAGTTTCTGGAATTAACAGTTGGAATACCGCAAAGAATCATGCCGATGCCATAAGTTCTGTGACGCGTGAAGCTCTTTCAGGAGCTGCTTCTGAAATTTCACCTTCGCCTCTTTCAACCGGAACAGAGCAGTCTGTCAATGATGATGAGACATACAAAATGTGGCACTACCAG GACTCAAATGGAAAGATCCAAGGGCCCTTCACTATGGTTCAGATGCGGAAATGGAGGACAGTGGGTCAGTTCCCTCATGATCAGAGGATTTGGAGGAACGATGAGAAGCAAGAGGACTCTATTCTCCTGACCGATGCTTTGGACGGCAATTTTCTTAAAGATGCCCCATCCCTGCATTCACGGGAGGAGGAAAGGCTCGCCTCTGACGATCGGGACAGTAACTTGGACGGGGTATCCAGCATTAGCGTGAACACTGGCAATAACAGCATGAGGAGTGAATTGGGTTCCCCTTTCTTGAGTCATACTGTTAAAAGTGAAAGAGAGAGCATTAAAAAAGCATGCAGATATTTTCCGAGACAGTTTGTTGGTCCCAGTAAGACAGTGTTGGGTCCCATCAGTGGAAGTCAGGGATTTAATAGTAGCAATGGGATCTCGAGCCATCAACAGATAGGTGTGGCTCAAACTCATGGTGGGTCTACCGGCAAGAGGGAATATGACGGTGACGGCTATTCTTCGACTCAGTCGAGTGGACAAAATTGGAAGGCACCTTCTCCTGTAGTTTGTTCCTCCATTGATAACCCACCGGGGTCTTTAGTTAATTCACTCCTTGCGACTCCACAGCAGAGCAACGGATCTGAGATCGCTTTCTCTGGTCTTCCTGGGCCTGCTCAGAAGCCTGTCTTTGAAAATTTCAGATCTCCAAACAATTCTGTTGAAGACTCGGGTCCCAGCTGGAGTAGTGCCTCTAGTTTAGTCAATGGTGCATCGACTATCCACAGAGCCGTAAATGGTGCATGGGATTCCAATCTTGTTCCTGCTTCTTCTCAAAAACCGACTGAAACATATGCTATTGATGGTTCTACTCTGACCTTGGGAAATGGCCAGTTAATGCCTCCTTCCACAGTGCCGCCTCCTTTCAGTTGGCAGGCAATGGTAATTGAACCTGCTGAGTTCACATCCTTGCCTGAGGAATCAGTATCTGATCTGATCGCAGAACTTGAAGCGTCAGAGCCTCTTAATACCAGCTTCCCTTCGCCAAGTCCAAAGTGTTCCGACGGGTCGAGAGGAGGCATCAGAAATGACTGTTTCAGTCCGGAGGCGAGTTTCTTCTCAGTATCTCAGCTCGGAAGGGTTGATTCATTTAGCTCCTCGCGCAACTTTCCAATCCTGTCTCCTAGTGCAGTCACGAATGAACCAGCCGGATCTTTCTATTTCAATTCCCCTCAAAACTTGCACAAGGCGATTTCGCAGGAGAATTCTTCCACAATGAGTCATGGATATAGGAATGGGTATCCCGAACATGGACACGTTAGTTGGGTCAGCACAGGAGAGAGGAATCCCGAGATGTGGgaaaagcagcagcagcagcagcagcagattAGTCCTTACTGGGGCGGGAATAGGAGCTCTAATCCTAGAGATCAGTTCTTTGGTGGATTAAACTTGGATCTCAGTAGAGGTAGGTCCATATGGGATAGGCAATAA